The following proteins are co-located in the [Pasteurella] mairii genome:
- a CDS encoding Predicted transcriptional regulator, whose product MEQQTTLLSKTQVVKITSLSSTTIWRMMKQGTFPKSIKASMRRVAWRKEDIDKWLAEHI is encoded by the coding sequence ATGGAACAACAAACAACATTATTGAGCAAAACACAAGTAGTCAAAATAACAAGTTTAAGTTCAACGACAATATGGCGTATGATGAAACAGGGTACATTTCCTAAAAGCATTAAAGCCTCTATGCGTCGTGTGGCTTGGCGTAAAGAGGATATAGATAAATGGCTTGCTGAACATATTTAG
- the intA_3 gene encoding prophage integrase: protein MLTDTKIKSLKPKEKIYKVADRDGLYVAVLTSGAIIFRYDYRIHGRRETLTIGKYGTDGINLVEARERLMIARKQVSEGISPASIKRSERNKIRNADRFCVFAEKYLEEVQLAESTKALRIATYERDIKDTFGNRLMTEITTDEIRTHCEKIKDRGAPSTAIFVRDLIANVYRYAIQRGHKFANPADEISNSSIAKFKKRERTLTPREIHLFFNALEETQSDFGLKKAVKFILLTLVRKSELIDAKWDEIDFKNKVWTIPAERMKAGRAHNVYLSEQAIDLIVAFQIYSEGSPYLLPGRINRQQPIARSSLNRVIANCIKYINRNEQLIDDFTVHDLRRTGSTLLHEMGFNSDWIEKSLAHEQQGVRAVYNKAEYAEQRKEMLQTWADKIDEWINGDYK from the coding sequence ATGCTTACAGATACAAAGATTAAATCTCTGAAACCAAAGGAAAAAATTTATAAAGTTGCTGATCGTGATGGACTTTATGTTGCTGTTTTGACATCAGGCGCAATTATTTTCCGTTATGACTACAGAATTCATGGAAGACGAGAAACTTTAACTATTGGCAAATATGGAACGGATGGAATTAACTTAGTTGAAGCTCGTGAGCGGTTGATGATTGCTCGTAAGCAAGTGAGTGAGGGTATTTCTCCGGCAAGTATAAAGCGTAGTGAGCGAAATAAAATTCGTAATGCGGATCGCTTTTGCGTATTTGCGGAAAAATATCTTGAGGAGGTGCAATTAGCAGAAAGCACAAAGGCTTTACGTATTGCCACTTATGAACGAGATATTAAAGATACGTTTGGTAATCGACTAATGACGGAAATCACAACTGATGAAATTCGCACTCATTGTGAAAAAATCAAAGATCGTGGTGCGCCATCTACAGCTATTTTTGTCCGTGATTTAATCGCTAACGTTTATCGCTACGCTATTCAACGTGGACACAAGTTCGCCAATCCTGCAGATGAAATTTCTAATTCATCTATTGCTAAATTTAAGAAGCGTGAACGTACTTTAACGCCGCGTGAAATTCACTTATTCTTTAATGCACTGGAAGAAACACAGTCTGATTTTGGGTTAAAGAAAGCGGTAAAGTTTATTTTACTGACGTTGGTTCGCAAAAGTGAATTAATTGATGCTAAATGGGATGAAATAGATTTTAAAAATAAAGTTTGGACTATTCCCGCAGAACGAATGAAAGCGGGGAGGGCGCACAATGTTTATTTATCTGAGCAAGCAATTGATTTAATCGTAGCATTTCAAATTTATTCTGAGGGTTCTCCCTATTTATTACCAGGAAGAATAAATCGTCAACAGCCTATAGCAAGAAGTTCACTTAATAGGGTTATTGCAAATTGCATTAAATACATCAACCGTAACGAACAGTTAATTGATGATTTTACTGTCCATGACTTGCGCCGCACTGGCTCTACTCTGCTACACGAGATGGGATTTAATTCAGACTGGATTGAGAAGAGTTTAGCCCACGAGCAACAAGGTGTCCGCGCAGTATATAATAAAGCCGAATACGCGGAACAACGCAAAGAAATGTTGCAAACATGGGCAGATAAGATAGATGAATGGATAAATGGGGATTATAAATAA
- the htpX gene encoding protease HtpX, protein MMRILLFLATNMAVLVVFNIILSLTGIQSQDAMGLLIMAALFGFFGSLISLFLSKTMALRSVNGQVIEQPRNESERWLVETVRSQAERAGLAMPQVAIYHSADVNAFATGPSKNNSLVAVSTGLLNAMTRDEAEAVLAHEVSHIKNGDMVTMTLLQGVLNTFVIFISRIIAKAVASNRDGETSQGMYFMVSMVLEIVFGILASMIAMWFSRYREYRADAGAANLAGKQKMIAALQRLQAVHEPQEMEGQLAAFAINGKRGGLAALFMSHPPLEKRIDALRNADSLK, encoded by the coding sequence ATGATGCGAATTTTATTATTTTTAGCCACGAACATGGCGGTTTTAGTTGTTTTTAATATTATTTTGAGTCTTACCGGCATTCAATCACAAGATGCAATGGGGCTGTTGATTATGGCGGCATTATTCGGTTTTTTCGGATCGTTAATTTCGCTATTTTTATCTAAAACCATGGCGTTGCGTTCGGTTAACGGTCAAGTGATTGAGCAACCGCGTAACGAAAGCGAACGTTGGTTGGTGGAAACTGTGCGTTCGCAAGCAGAACGTGCGGGGCTTGCAATGCCACAAGTGGCGATTTACCATTCGGCGGATGTGAATGCCTTTGCAACCGGTCCGAGCAAAAATAATTCGTTAGTGGCGGTGAGTACCGGATTGTTAAATGCGATGACGCGTGATGAAGCGGAAGCGGTATTAGCGCACGAAGTCAGCCATATTAAAAATGGTGACATGGTCACAATGACCTTATTGCAAGGTGTGTTAAATACGTTCGTGATTTTTATTTCTCGTATCATTGCTAAGGCGGTCGCGAGCAATCGTGATGGAGAAACCAGCCAAGGGATGTATTTTATGGTGTCCATGGTGTTGGAGATCGTTTTCGGTATTTTAGCCAGCATGATCGCCATGTGGTTCTCTCGCTATCGTGAATATCGTGCGGATGCGGGCGCGGCAAATTTAGCCGGTAAACAAAAAATGATTGCCGCGTTGCAACGTTTGCAAGCGGTACATGAACCGCAAGAGATGGAAGGTCAATTAGCCGCTTTTGCGATTAATGGAAAACGTGGTGGACTTGCTGCGCTATTTATGAGCCATCCGCCGTTGGAAAAACGTATTGATGCGTTAAGAAATGCAGATAGTTTGAAATAA
- a CDS encoding transporting ATPase — protein sequence MAEIEHQLEDIISIFNQCFEQEYNTKLIKGGDEPIYLPANEERPYNAIYFARGFYSSALHEISHWLVAGEARRKLEDFGYWYEPDGRSEQQQREFEKVEVKPQAIEWILATAAGFRYFASADNLSGQAGDTRPFKLAVYEQVNYYAQKGLPKRAEKLRKALADFYGTEDKINLAKFDVDRI from the coding sequence ATGGCTGAAATCGAACATCAATTGGAAGATATTATTTCCATTTTTAATCAATGTTTTGAACAAGAGTATAATACCAAATTAATTAAAGGCGGTGATGAACCGATTTATTTGCCAGCAAATGAGGAGCGTCCGTACAACGCTATCTATTTTGCACGTGGTTTTTATAGCAGTGCCTTACATGAAATTTCCCATTGGCTAGTTGCCGGGGAAGCGCGAAGAAAATTGGAGGATTTCGGTTATTGGTATGAGCCGGATGGGCGTTCGGAGCAACAACAGCGCGAGTTTGAAAAAGTGGAAGTGAAACCGCAGGCAATTGAGTGGATTTTAGCTACCGCCGCCGGTTTTCGTTATTTTGCTAGCGCGGACAATTTAAGCGGTCAAGCGGGAGATACTAGACCTTTTAAACTCGCTGTATATGAACAGGTTAATTACTATGCACAAAAAGGATTGCCAAAGCGGGCGGAAAAATTGCGTAAAGCCTTGGCAGATTTTTATGGTACGGAAGACAAAATTAACTTAGCAAAATTTGATGTTGATAGAATTTAA
- the yadH gene encoding ABC transporter integral membrane protein, transmembrane domain (TMD), producing the protein MLAWVSFKTILAKEVRRFTRIWVQTLIPPVITMTLYFVIFGQLIGSRIGEMGGFTYMQFIVPGLIMMSTITNSFANVASSFYGTKFARNVEELLISPTSPHIIILGYVAGGMARGICVGVLVTIVSLFFVSFEIHSWSVIVLTLLMTSATFALGGLINGVFARSFDDISIIPTFVLTPLTYLGGVFYSIALLPEFWQAVSKLNPIVYMINGFRYGFLGISDVGLAHAFSVLALFISALYLLAYYLISRGVGLRS; encoded by the coding sequence ATGTTAGCTTGGGTCTCTTTTAAAACTATTTTAGCCAAAGAAGTACGGCGATTTACGCGAATTTGGGTACAAACCTTAATTCCACCAGTGATTACCATGACCTTATATTTCGTAATTTTCGGGCAACTTATCGGCTCCAGAATCGGCGAGATGGGCGGTTTTACTTATATGCAATTTATCGTTCCGGGGTTGATTATGATGTCCACCATCACCAACTCTTTCGCGAATGTGGCTTCCTCTTTTTACGGAACTAAATTTGCGCGTAACGTGGAGGAATTGCTGATTTCGCCAACCTCTCCGCATATTATCATTCTTGGCTATGTCGCGGGCGGAATGGCGCGCGGGATTTGTGTAGGTGTGCTGGTGACGATAGTTTCCTTATTTTTTGTTTCATTCGAGATTCATTCTTGGTCAGTGATTGTGTTGACCTTGTTGATGACCTCCGCCACCTTTGCCTTGGGCGGGTTAATTAACGGGGTATTTGCGCGTTCTTTCGACGATATTAGTATTATTCCAACCTTTGTGTTGACACCATTAACCTATCTGGGCGGTGTGTTTTATTCTATCGCGTTATTGCCTGAATTCTGGCAGGCAGTGTCTAAATTAAACCCGATTGTTTATATGATTAATGGTTTCCGCTACGGATTTCTTGGCATCAGTGATGTGGGATTGGCTCACGCTTTCAGTGTTTTAGCGCTCTTTATCAGCGCGCTTTATTTGTTAGCCTATTACCTGATTAGCCGTGGCGTTGGGTTGAGAAGTTAA
- the kilA_3 gene encoding KilA domain-containing protein, with amino-acid sequence MTNQLFILNSSIRQLDGLYSLNDLHKISGNEDKHLPFRFMRLEQTQELIAEIQSEFKTPDLVFKITKGRGIQGTYACKELVIAYAAWISPQFHLVVLRAFLDRLENSQNAQQNLPLAKPEIRYPAEFTGAEIYSLVWLLISNRNMNELLGELEHPLAAIGSNFHPTVYSHHREYKHLIDEALPILKRLIEPFKESNPVEFERIKARLKLN; translated from the coding sequence ATGACTAATCAATTATTTATTCTTAATTCCTCCATTCGTCAATTAGACGGTCTTTATTCATTAAACGATTTACACAAAATTTCTGGAAATGAGGATAAGCATCTCCCGTTTCGTTTTATGCGTTTAGAGCAAACGCAAGAACTTATTGCAGAAATTCAATCAGAATTTAAAACACCAGATCTGGTGTTCAAAATTACAAAGGGTCGTGGCATTCAAGGCACATATGCCTGTAAAGAACTCGTAATAGCCTACGCCGCATGGATAAGTCCACAGTTCCATTTGGTTGTTCTGCGTGCATTTTTGGATAGATTAGAAAATTCGCAAAACGCACAGCAAAACTTACCGCTTGCAAAACCCGAAATCCGCTACCCGGCAGAATTTACCGGTGCAGAAATTTACAGTCTCGTCTGGTTACTTATCTCAAACCGCAATATGAACGAACTACTGGGCGAGTTAGAACACCCCCTTGCTGCCATCGGTTCAAACTTTCACCCGACGGTGTACAGCCACCATAGAGAGTATAAACACCTTATCGATGAAGCCTTGCCAATCCTCAAACGTCTCATCGAACCGTTTAAGGAAAGCAACCCCGTAGAGTTTGAGCGTATCAAAGCACGATTAAAACTTAATTAA
- the guaA gene encoding glutamine-hydrolyzing GMP synthase: MTNIHNHKILILDFGSQYTQLIARRVREIGVYCELWAWDVTEEQIREFNPTGIILSGGPESTTEENSPRAPEYVFNAGVPVLGICYGMQTMAMQLGGLTEASEHREFGYASVKLKVADALFAKLNDDLNASQAKLDVWMSHGDKVTKLPPHFLVTGVTPTCPIAAMSDETRRFYGVQFHPEVTHTKSGLALLRNFVVGVCGCETKWTAENIIEDAVARIKAQVGDDEVILGLSGGVDSSVTALLLHRAIGKNLHCVFVDNGLLRLNEGDQVMEMFGDKFGLNIIRVNAEDRFLEALKGVDEPEAKRKIIGKVFVDVFDEESHKQTSVKWLAQGTIYPDVIESAASKTGKAHVIKSHHNVGGLPDYMKLGLVEPLRELFKDEVRKIGLALGLPAEMLNRHPFPGPGLGVRVLGEIKKEYCDLVRRADAIFMEELHASGWYYKVSQAFTVFLPVKSVGVMGDGRKYDWVVSLRAVETIDFMTAHWAHLPYDLLGKISNRIINEVNGISRVVYDVSGKPPATIEWE, encoded by the coding sequence ATGACAAACATTCACAACCATAAAATTTTAATTTTGGACTTCGGTTCACAATATACGCAACTGATCGCACGTCGTGTGCGTGAAATTGGGGTTTACTGCGAGCTTTGGGCTTGGGACGTGACGGAAGAGCAAATCCGTGAGTTTAATCCAACAGGGATTATTCTTTCGGGCGGGCCTGAAAGTACCACGGAAGAAAATAGCCCGCGTGCGCCGGAATATGTGTTTAATGCTGGAGTGCCGGTATTGGGGATTTGCTATGGTATGCAAACTATGGCGATGCAGTTAGGTGGATTAACCGAGGCTTCTGAGCATCGTGAATTTGGTTATGCTTCCGTAAAATTAAAAGTGGCTGATGCATTATTTGCTAAATTAAATGATGATTTAAATGCGTCACAAGCGAAACTTGATGTGTGGATGAGTCATGGCGATAAAGTCACCAAATTACCACCGCACTTTTTGGTAACCGGCGTAACGCCAACTTGTCCGATTGCGGCGATGTCTGATGAAACTCGGCGTTTTTATGGTGTGCAATTCCATCCGGAAGTGACACATACAAAAAGCGGCTTGGCATTATTGAGAAATTTCGTGGTTGGCGTTTGTGGCTGCGAAACGAAATGGACTGCCGAAAATATTATTGAAGATGCCGTCGCGCGTATTAAAGCGCAAGTGGGGGATGACGAAGTCATTTTGGGCTTATCAGGCGGCGTGGATTCTTCTGTGACAGCGTTACTTTTACACCGTGCGATCGGCAAAAACTTGCATTGCGTATTTGTGGACAATGGCTTGCTCCGCTTAAACGAAGGCGATCAAGTGATGGAAATGTTCGGCGATAAATTTGGCTTGAACATTATTCGTGTGAATGCGGAAGATCGTTTCTTAGAGGCGCTGAAAGGCGTTGATGAACCGGAAGCGAAACGTAAAATTATCGGCAAAGTGTTTGTTGACGTGTTTGATGAAGAATCACACAAACAAACTAGCGTGAAATGGTTAGCTCAAGGCACGATCTATCCGGATGTCATTGAGTCTGCGGCAAGCAAAACCGGTAAAGCCCACGTGATCAAATCACACCACAACGTTGGTGGCTTGCCGGATTATATGAAATTAGGCTTAGTGGAACCATTGCGTGAATTATTTAAAGATGAAGTGCGTAAAATCGGCTTAGCGTTAGGATTACCAGCAGAAATGCTCAACCGCCACCCATTCCCAGGTCCAGGATTAGGCGTGCGTGTGTTAGGCGAAATCAAAAAAGAGTACTGCGATTTAGTTCGTCGTGCGGATGCGATCTTTATGGAAGAACTGCACGCGTCAGGTTGGTACTATAAAGTCAGCCAAGCATTCACCGTATTCCTACCGGTAAAATCCGTCGGTGTAATGGGCGATGGACGTAAATATGACTGGGTGGTCTCACTGCGTGCGGTTGAAACTATCGATTTTATGACCGCACATTGGGCGCACTTGCCATACGATTTACTCGGCAAAATCTCAAATCGTATTATCAACGAGGTGAATGGCATATCGCGCGTGGTATATGATGTCAGCGGAAAACCACCTGCGACGATTGAGTGGGAATAA
- the guaB gene encoding inosine-5'-monophosphate dehydrogenase has protein sequence MLRVIKEALTFDDVLLVPAHSTVLPNTADLSTQLTKDIRLNIPMLSAAMDTVTETKLAISLAQEGGIGFIHKNMSIERQADRVRKVKKFESGLVSDPITVSPELTLAELSELVKRNGFASYPVVDNENNLAGIITGRDMRFVDDMSKTVAELMTPKARLVTVKRDAKREDIFALMHQHRVEKVLVVDDEFKLKGMITLKDYQKAESKPNACKDEFGRLRVGAAVGAGPGNEERIEALVNAGVDVLLIDSSHGHSEGVLQRVRETRAKYPNLPIIAGNVATAEGAIALADAGASAVKIGIGPGSICTTRIVTGVGVPQITAIADAAEALNPRGIPVIADGGIRYSGDIAKAIAAGASCVMVGSMFAGTEEAPGEIELYQGRAFKSYRGMGSLGAMSKGSSDRYFQSDNAADKLVPEGIEGRIPYKGFLKEIIHQQMGGLRSCMGLTGSATIEDLRTKAQFVRISGAGIKESHVHDVTITKEAPNYRMG, from the coding sequence ATGCTACGAGTAATTAAAGAAGCCTTAACGTTTGACGACGTTCTTCTTGTCCCGGCACATTCTACTGTGCTTCCTAATACTGCCGATCTTTCCACCCAATTAACCAAAGATATTCGTTTAAATATCCCGATGCTTTCCGCTGCAATGGATACGGTGACGGAAACCAAATTAGCGATTTCTTTGGCGCAAGAGGGCGGCATTGGATTTATTCATAAAAATATGAGCATTGAACGTCAAGCGGATCGTGTACGTAAAGTGAAAAAATTCGAAAGCGGTCTCGTCTCCGATCCGATTACTGTTTCTCCAGAATTAACCTTAGCAGAACTAAGTGAATTGGTTAAACGAAACGGATTTGCCAGTTACCCTGTGGTGGATAACGAGAACAATCTTGCTGGGATTATTACCGGTCGCGATATGCGTTTTGTAGATGATATGAGCAAAACAGTAGCGGAATTGATGACCCCGAAAGCGAGATTGGTTACAGTTAAACGTGATGCCAAACGGGAAGATATTTTTGCCTTGATGCATCAACACCGCGTGGAAAAAGTGTTGGTAGTGGATGATGAATTCAAATTAAAAGGCATGATTACCTTAAAAGACTACCAAAAAGCAGAAAGCAAACCCAATGCCTGTAAAGATGAATTCGGTCGTTTGCGCGTTGGTGCAGCAGTTGGTGCCGGTCCTGGTAATGAAGAACGTATTGAAGCTTTGGTGAATGCGGGAGTGGATGTGTTGTTGATCGACTCCTCTCATGGACATTCCGAAGGCGTGTTGCAACGGGTACGTGAAACGCGCGCCAAATATCCGAATTTACCGATTATCGCCGGAAATGTGGCAACTGCAGAAGGCGCGATTGCGTTAGCAGATGCGGGGGCGAGTGCGGTGAAAATCGGGATTGGACCGGGATCAATTTGTACAACGCGTATTGTCACCGGGGTAGGTGTGCCGCAAATTACTGCCATTGCAGATGCGGCGGAAGCGTTAAATCCACGTGGTATTCCAGTGATTGCCGATGGCGGTATTCGTTATTCCGGTGATATTGCGAAAGCAATTGCGGCGGGTGCTTCTTGCGTAATGGTCGGTTCAATGTTTGCGGGTACAGAAGAAGCGCCGGGTGAAATTGAACTGTATCAAGGTCGTGCATTTAAATCCTATCGCGGGATGGGATCGTTGGGCGCGATGTCAAAAGGATCTTCCGATCGTTATTTCCAATCGGATAATGCGGCGGATAAATTAGTGCCGGAAGGGATTGAAGGACGTATTCCGTACAAAGGTTTCTTAAAAGAAATCATTCATCAACAAATGGGCGGTTTGCGTTCTTGTATGGGCTTAACCGGTTCAGCTACCATTGAAGATTTGCGTACCAAAGCGCAATTTGTTCGTATCAGTGGCGCCGGTATTAAAGAAAGCCATGTACATGATGTAACGATCACTAAAGAAGCGCCGAATTATCGTATGGGTTAA
- the yagD gene encoding ABC transporter ATP-binding protein: MLIEFNMNALEIKNLTKAYKNGVKALHGIDLTVQEGDFYALLGHNGAGKSTTIGIICSLVNKTSGTVKVFGEDLDQNPAQLKQHIGLVPQEFNFNNFEKVIDILTNQAGYYGIEYKEAVKRAEVWLKKLDLWDKRDQQSRRLSGGMKRRLMIARALMHHPKLLILDEPTAGVDIDLRRAMWQFLQELNLQGTTIILTTHYLEEAEMLCRHIGIIQQGRLVVNMTMKDLLAKLETETFILDLAPKSPLPCIRNYKILQIDSNTIEVEVRREQGLNQLFTQLSAQGIQVLSMRNKANRLEELFVSMSLNKPMDNGSEN; the protein is encoded by the coding sequence ATGTTGATAGAATTTAATATGAATGCATTAGAAATTAAAAACCTTACGAAAGCGTATAAAAATGGCGTAAAAGCCTTGCATGGCATTGATTTGACCGTGCAAGAAGGGGATTTTTATGCCTTGTTGGGACATAATGGCGCGGGAAAATCAACCACGATCGGGATCATTTGTTCTTTGGTGAATAAAACCTCCGGTACAGTTAAAGTGTTCGGCGAAGATTTGGATCAAAATCCGGCACAATTAAAACAACATATCGGTTTGGTACCGCAGGAGTTTAATTTTAATAACTTTGAAAAAGTTATTGATATTTTAACTAATCAAGCAGGTTATTACGGGATCGAGTACAAAGAAGCGGTAAAACGGGCAGAAGTTTGGTTAAAAAAATTAGATTTGTGGGATAAACGTGATCAGCAATCTCGTCGTTTATCCGGCGGGATGAAACGTCGGCTGATGATCGCGCGTGCCTTAATGCATCATCCGAAATTATTGATTTTAGATGAGCCGACTGCTGGTGTGGATATTGATTTGCGTCGCGCTATGTGGCAATTTTTACAAGAATTAAATCTGCAAGGTACCACGATTATCTTAACTACGCATTATTTAGAAGAAGCGGAAATGCTTTGTCGTCATATTGGGATTATTCAGCAGGGGCGCTTGGTGGTGAATATGACAATGAAAGATTTGTTGGCAAAATTGGAAACGGAAACGTTTATTCTTGATTTGGCGCCGAAAAGTCCGTTGCCTTGTATTCGAAATTATAAAATTTTACAGATCGACAGCAATACGATTGAAGTAGAAGTGAGACGGGAACAGGGATTAAATCAGCTTTTTACGCAATTATCCGCACAAGGTATTCAAGTGTTGAGTATGCGCAATAAAGCCAATCGCTTGGAAGAGTTGTTTGTGTCAATGTCGTTAAATAAACCGATGGATAACGGGAGCGAGAATTAA
- the nat gene encoding Arylamine N-acetyltransferase, translating into MINYTHYLNQLGIASPLPVNLATLKQLQKLHLERYAFQCLSSVLHHPISLEEDDIYQKVIVEKKGGYCFELNLLLMHLLRHLGFDVQFHSAKIVHNNDPFAKHAYTHGFLLVTLDGQEYVVDIGYGGFNPTEPLRLNTEEAQETEYGNYKITSYEQGYYLAIQQGSEWRILYAFYKCPQYMPDLIVKNWYVSTHPNSPFRTRLIASRIENGLRHNLLNNRYTVHSLNGEKNVTYLSSAEEVLALLKKQFLIHITDDIVKDIDQFLQQHGLQAE; encoded by the coding sequence ATGATCAACTATACGCATTATTTAAACCAACTCGGTATTGCTTCTCCATTGCCGGTAAATTTAGCCACGCTGAAACAATTGCAAAAACTGCATTTGGAACGCTATGCTTTCCAATGCCTTTCTTCGGTGTTACACCATCCCATTTCCTTAGAAGAAGATGATATTTATCAAAAGGTGATTGTGGAGAAAAAAGGCGGTTATTGCTTTGAGCTGAATTTATTGTTAATGCATTTATTGCGTCATTTGGGGTTTGATGTGCAATTCCATAGTGCAAAAATTGTGCATAATAACGATCCTTTTGCCAAACATGCTTATACCCATGGCTTTTTATTAGTGACCTTGGACGGGCAAGAATATGTAGTGGATATTGGATATGGCGGTTTTAATCCGACCGAGCCATTGCGATTGAATACGGAAGAAGCGCAAGAAACCGAATATGGAAATTACAAAATAACGTCTTATGAGCAAGGTTATTATCTTGCCATTCAACAAGGCAGCGAATGGCGCATTTTATATGCATTTTATAAATGCCCGCAATATATGCCGGATTTGATTGTAAAAAATTGGTATGTTTCCACTCATCCGAATTCCCCGTTTCGCACGCGCTTGATCGCTTCGCGTATTGAAAACGGGTTGCGACATAATTTATTGAATAATCGCTACACGGTACATTCGCTCAATGGCGAGAAGAACGTAACGTATTTATCTTCTGCCGAGGAAGTGTTAGCGTTGTTAAAAAAACAATTTTTAATTCATATTACGGACGATATTGTTAAGGATATTGATCAGTTTTTACAACAACATGGATTACAAGCGGAATAA
- the birA gene encoding bifunctional protein BirA: protein MTSDLLSYLSDGKAHSRQKLTALFALDADALQREIQQFVAQGLPIIETPQEVQLQPQLPLLDQARLQAQLAPYRLILQPVIHSTNQYLLDNIAQCQQGDLCLAEYQLAGRGRRGRQWQSPFAGQIILSQYWTLPAQISLHGLSLVVGITIAETLMAENIPNISLKWPNDILLNGKKLAGILIEIAPKKRELLELIIGIGINVSIPSVNAIDQAWADLSAALPQVSREAIIVRLVSNLTQNLTLFEQHGMAFFRQRWLALDHFLGQPVNIITAKETLSGISQGIDEQGFLLIKNAQDQYQCFNAGEVSLRKGAMD, encoded by the coding sequence GTGACATCAGATCTTCTTTCCTATTTGAGCGACGGAAAAGCCCATTCTCGCCAAAAATTGACCGCACTTTTCGCCCTTGATGCCGACGCGCTACAACGCGAAATTCAACAATTCGTTGCTCAAGGTTTGCCGATAATTGAAACGCCACAAGAAGTTCAATTGCAACCGCAATTACCGCTCTTAGATCAAGCAAGATTACAAGCGCAACTGGCGCCTTATCGCCTTATTTTGCAACCTGTAATTCACTCCACCAACCAATATTTACTGGATAATATCGCACAATGCCAGCAAGGCGATTTGTGCTTAGCCGAATATCAATTAGCCGGTCGCGGACGCCGCGGACGACAATGGCAATCGCCTTTCGCCGGGCAAATTATCCTTAGCCAATATTGGACGCTCCCCGCGCAAATTTCCTTGCACGGATTAAGTTTAGTGGTCGGCATTACGATTGCCGAAACATTAATGGCTGAAAATATCCCCAACATCAGCCTCAAATGGCCCAATGATATTTTATTAAATGGCAAAAAACTTGCCGGTATTTTAATTGAAATCGCGCCTAAAAAACGCGAATTACTTGAACTGATTATTGGGATCGGAATCAATGTTTCCATTCCGTCTGTCAACGCTATCGATCAAGCCTGGGCCGATCTTTCAGCAGCATTACCTCAAGTATCAAGGGAAGCCATTATTGTTCGATTGGTCAGCAATCTGACACAAAACTTAACCTTATTTGAACAACATGGCATGGCATTTTTCCGCCAACGCTGGCTAGCATTAGATCACTTTCTCGGACAACCTGTCAATATCATTACTGCCAAAGAAACCCTTAGTGGTATATCACAAGGCATTGATGAACAAGGCTTTTTATTAATTAAAAATGCGCAGGATCAATACCAATGCTTTAATGCAGGGGAAGTGTCATTACGAAAAGGAGCGATGGATTAA